The genome window AGGCAGACCTTGTTTTGGGCTGCGGAACCGATACCATGAGCCGCTTTCCTGTCGCGTCCTATACGACACGCCAAGGTTTTGCATTGGGACAGCCTGGCTTTATCGACTTGCTATGGGAGGCACTGGATGATACCGCGGCTGTGCCGATGGGACGAACGGCGGATAATCTTGCGAAGAAATATGAGCTCTCACGTGAGGAGGTTGACGCATTCGCAGCTCGGAGCCAGCAGCGTTATTCTGACGCCTTTGCCGCAGGGTTCTTTGACCACGAGATTGTTGCGTTCGAAGGATCGAGTGGAATTTTTGAAATGAACGCGCTCGAAACACGTAAGTTCAGGCTGAAGGGACCTGAAGGGTTGTCTCAGGATGAGCATCCACGCCGAACGACAACGGAGCAATTGGCAAAGTTGCCGCCAGTCTTTTCGGAGACTGGCCCCACGACAGCCGGAAGTGCATCCGGGATTGTCGATGGGGCGGCAGCCATGATCGTGGCGTCGGGCGACTACGTCAGGGCGAATGGCCTAACCCCAATTGGAAAGATCAGGGGCTATATGTCGGTGGGTGTCGAACCGGACATCATGGGCATCGGACCCGTACAGGCAATTAGGACGCTGCTCGTACAGACAGGGCTGTCCATCAATGACATTGATCGCTTTGAGGTCAATGAGGCTTTTGCTGCTCAATGTCTCGCAGTTGCTAAGGAATTACGGCTCGATGAAGATAGGCTCAATGTAAACGGTGGCTCTATTGCGATGGGACATCCTCTTGCCGCGACTGGTGTGCGCCTCGCACTGACCTGTCTTAAGACTCTGCATCGTGATGATAAGCAACTGGGGATAGTTTCAGCCTGTATAGGAGGCGGACAGGGCATCGCAATGGTGTTGGAACGTGGTTGATGACAGAACGAACTCCAAACCAAGTTGCGATTGTTACGGGCGCTGCTTCAGGGATCGGCACCGCTATCGCGGAGCGGCTCTCCATCGACGGATATCGAGTTGTCCTTGCGGACATTGATAAGAGTCAGCTGGCAAGGACGGTTTTGGAAATGGAAGGGCGAGGGAGTAAGGTTCTTGCGTCCCCTGTCGATATTACCCAGAAGGATCAGGTCGGCGACATGATTGAGATGACAATGG of Chloracidobacterium sp. contains these proteins:
- a CDS encoding thiolase family protein, which gives rise to MAATIAGFRSKDGGNGALFEDVYLVEGRRTPFGKLSGSLSTVSPTDLGIFASRAAIEAAQVPASDIDQTIVANIGQASADCFFLPRHIGLYSGAPLASPALMVQRICGSGIEVLGQAAEQIAIGKADLVLGCGTDTMSRFPVASYTTRQGFALGQPGFIDLLWEALDDTAAVPMGRTADNLAKKYELSREEVDAFAARSQQRYSDAFAAGFFDHEIVAFEGSSGIFEMNALETRKFRLKGPEGLSQDEHPRRTTTEQLAKLPPVFSETGPTTAGSASGIVDGAAAMIVASGDYVRANGLTPIGKIRGYMSVGVEPDIMGIGPVQAIRTLLVQTGLSINDIDRFEVNEAFAAQCLAVAKELRLDEDRLNVNGGSIAMGHPLAATGVRLALTCLKTLHRDDKQLGIVSACIGGGQGIAMVLERG